Genomic segment of Lemur catta isolate mLemCat1 chromosome 2, mLemCat1.pri, whole genome shotgun sequence:
ACAAACTGCAGAGTCACAACAGCTGACATATACAGATGCTtcctatgtgtcaagcactgtccTAATTACTTTATATTGACTGACTCATTTAATCGTCACAAGAATGTTGTAAAGTAGGTATTTTCATTTGACCagcctttaaaagaaatatatatatatatacacacatatatatatacataaagtagGTATTATCTTCCATTTTTTAGGATAAAGAAACTGCAACATAGCTGGGTTAAGGAATTTGCCCACGGTGACCCAGATAATGTCTCTCCTTTGTCTAATATTTTCTGACGGCTTTCCAGGCCCAcaggataaaataaaatctaaactccttagCAAGACCATCCATGATCTCTACCTCCTGTCCTGTAATGCACACCCTTCCCCAAAAGCCTATGCTTCAGCCACAGCCCTTCTCTCCAATCTCTGAATACACTGCCCTTGTTGTCCCCCACATCTTCATGCCTCAGGCCAGTTCCATGGCCCTTCAGTCCTAGTTTTCTGGTCCAACTCCTACCTATCCTTTAAGAGTGagttcaggccaggcgcggtggctcacgcctgtaatcctagcactctgggaggccaaggcgggaggatcggttgaggtcaggagttcaagaccagcctgagcaagagtgagaacccgtctctactaaaaatagaaagaaatgatttggacagctaaaaatataaatagaaaaaaattagccgggcatggtggcgcatgcctgtagtcccagctactcgggaggctgaggcaggaggattgcttgaccccaggaattcgaggttgctgtgagctgggctgatgccacagcactctagcccgggtgacagagtgagactctgtctcaaaaaaaaaaaaaaaaagtcagttcaAATGTTACTTTCTCAGCAAAGTCTTTCCTGGAGTTTTCCCTGCTTTCTGGTGATCCACAGTGGTCAGTGGACTTGTGCCTACTCTAACACTTCTCACCATATTGTAACCGTTCCATTTCTGCCTTCACACCTCATCTCCAGGACTGGACTAGGGAAACTATCTTTTTCCCTAGGGTCCACCATATTCAATGGTCGTGATGGCACACCTGATGCTGTTTGAAGTATTTGGGATACATCTGtgaattaaacataaaatgaacCCTGCCCTCGTGGAGGCTACATCACTAAGCCTACTGATAAAAGAACAATTGAGAGGATATGGAAATTCAAAAGAGCCTGAGTGGAATTCACCTAGAAAGACCCCAGCCTACggccggtggctcacacctgtaatcctagcactctgggaggccgaggcaagaggatcgcttgagctcaggagtgggagaccagcctgagcaaaagtgagaacctgtctcttctaaagaaaataaaaaaagttagccaggtgtggtggtgtgcgcctgtagtcgcagctactcgggaggctgaggcaggaggattgcttgagcctaggagttgaggttgctgtgagctaggctgacgccacggcactccagcccgggcagaGAGAGACTGACtcaccaaacaaataaacaaacaaacaaaaaacccaaaaaagatGCCATGCTAAAGATGTTGACAGGTAGGGGAAAGTAAGATGCCTCATGGAGAAAGTGTTCACTCCTTCCTTATGACTGGCCAACTCAGAGGGTGCCCACGACCCTTGGCTGCAATTCAAAGGGCCACCATTTTTGATCCCCACCCAGTGGGTTCCCCCGTGGTTCAAGGTCTCCCAGTGTCTTCATACCTAAACTCTGGGCGGGGCGCCGGGTAAGGCTCAGTATTACAATCCGAGAAGCAAACTTCCAAGTCACCTCCGCCCAGTCGCACCCAAGCAAGCCCCTCCCGCCTTCTGGGGGAATCAAGATGGCACCCGGGGAGCCGTGGACCAGGCCCTCACAACTCACCTACTTTGAGTCCCCGCGCGCGCCACCAGTAACGGCCGCGACCGGGGTGGCGCGAGTGAGCGACCCAGGAGGGAGCCGATGCTCTGATTGGCTCCTGCCGCTGTCTTTCACAGCCCTGCTGCGGGCTGATTGATGAAGCCCGCAGGGCGAGGCGCACCCaaagccccgcccctccccgcccccttaCAGGCCAAAAGGGAGGAGACTGAAATCAGTTCAGTGGGACGATAATTGGAGACCGCCGTGCGCGCACGCAGTAGTGCACCGCGATTGGGCAGTTCCAAGCGACGACCCACTACCGCTTCCCCGCCCACCGCCCACTTCCCGCGCAGATTTCCAAAGCGCGGCCAGAGAATGGAGCGTCAGCGGCCGGCAGCGGGTAGAGGGGCTGGGCCATAGACGACGTCAGCGGCGTCTGGTGCGGCCAGAGCGCCCTTCCTCGGTCCTCCCAGACATGGTGTCCGCTGactcagaagaaatgaaattgggCCGCGGGTTGTAGTCGTGGCTGGAGGCTGCAGCTTGGAGGACAGCCCGTAGGCGTGGCGCTTGAGGAATTCTTATTCCAAtggaatttcatttccttttgatttggCTTGTTTAGTAGAAGTCATGTCATTTCTTACTGGGAATACATCCCTGACGGACATTTTGAGGTCATTTTCCTAAATGCAAGATCCTAAAGCAAAGATCTGCAGGCGAACAGAGAAAACTGTTTTTCTATCTTAAAGGCTGCCCTCACCTTTCAAGGAgcgaaggaaagaaaaatcatttatttcactATAAGACACTAAGAAAATTGTAATAATGTGACATTTGTCTAATTTAGGAAGCCCATTCCACTCGTTATCTCAATGCTGTCTACAACAATCAAATAGAAGTAGATTTTACAAACGAGGGATTTGAAACTCTgcgaagttaaatgacttgcctaggACCCTACAGCTAATGTAGGGTAAAGACAATTGAAACAAATCCTCTAATTCTAAATTCTAAGCTCTTTCCCCTACCATAAAATAACTGCTTTTGTTGTGATCATAtcctaaaacataaaacatattttaagtggGTAGAGGGGGTCTTACACAACTTGATGTCCCTTTATTTAGAAGGTGACTTAGAAATATGTTGATCTGTGTATTGACCGAATGTGAATTAACAACGACCTCAATTTGATATTACATCATCTCTATTATAGTGCTCAGCACACTTTATTATACACTTTTCACCAAACGGCAACATCCTAGACGATAGGGAGctaattcttaatcatttttgtatCCTTAGTTCCTGGATTGGTGAATACTTCGTATCTATCAAATGAGTGAACGAATCCCTGGGAAGAAGCAGATGGACTCTGACTTGAGCCCATCCAATTTTCCTTCGTCAATtaccccctccccttttttcAATCCTGGGGCTCTTGAAGGGTTCAGTGGCCGCCACCTGGTCAGTGAAATGAGCGAATTGAGAAACCACTGACTTCATCGAAGTGTCTAGAGTGGCAGGCTGAAAAGACTGAAAATCTATCAGGCATTTCGTCCCATAGATCCCTGTTTGACAAGACCAAGGTGTCCTCAAACGCCGCCCTAAGGCCCAGATACCCTACTTGAACAGAGACTTCTGGCTTCACAAATCCCAGATACTACTAGTTTCTCTACTCAATTTATCTTCGAACATACCCTCCAGATAACATCTCTATCTTGAAAGGTCCTTGCtgcaattttgtttctctttcgaAACATCACTCGAAAATTCCCAGGGAAATAGTAGAAGGGCAATTCCCTCCTTGTTACTCAGGGTATCTGGGGGAGCAGCGGCTTACAAAAGTTCATGACTTGGGGTCGCCAAGGGCCACACGTTAGATAGCAGAGCAGGGTGCCACACTTCTCCCCGGTTTTCGCTGAGCTAAGCAGTCTTGTCTTTCCGAGAGCTACCGCAGTCGGGAGCTTTCTGGGCgtgcccacccccccccacccaaCTTCTGGAACCCCAGACTTCCCAATTCCTGCATCCCCGAAAACTGCTCTCTTTTTCTACCACAAACTCAGGCATATTGGAAAGGAATCTTGCGCAAggtcattttttcatttaaaaaaaaaatccacaaaatacAAGCCCAGTACCCACCCATTCGTCCCTTCATTTTGCAGCGTGGACAACAATGGAGAACTACAGCTCCCAGAGAGGACTGCGCTCGTCCCCTGGCGCAGGGACCAATGGACGCCTGGTACATGACCAATACCGACTAATCAGGGCCAGGCTCGACGAGGCTTTGTCTGCAGACCGCGCGCGGGGCCGGTTctcccgccccccagccccggcGCACGCGCGCCCCGCCCTGCCCGCCTTCCCTCCCGCGCCCTCCCCGCTTCTTTCTCCTCTCAGAGCCTTCCTGCTGCCGCGTTCGGACCTCGCTGCTCCAGCCTCCGGGGCACGTCCCATCCTCTCAGCCTGCGatcagcagaggaaagaaaaaaactaccaTCTATTTTTTTTGCCCCGTACATACTTTGAggccagcaaaaaaaaattaaaatacattttaaccaTGAGGGAAATCGTGCACATCCAGGCCGGTCAGTGTGGCAACCAGATCGGTGCCAAGGTAAGAATTTTTACCCTCTTTTAATGGTATTTCTTTTAGGAAGGAAAAGTCcagataaattatgaaaaatggtTGTGGGGCATCTGCACTCTTACTCCTTAATCAAGCTTTGCCCCCTCccaagttttttttaatacagaaataaTATACTATTGTAACTAGCATTTGCTTTTGGAAAATGGGTATTTTTCTTGGCAGCACATTTTGGAGGAACTCTTAAAAGGGTCCTTCGGGTTTCGGGGGCGGAAAGACCGAGGATCTGTAAGATTTACTAAAAGGGAATTTTCTAACGGTCCGAGGACCGGGCAGATGATGCGGAAACGGCCCGAGACAAAGCGAGACGAGGTTTTGCCCATGTGCGTCCCGCCCACCCCCCCTCCTAGGGCGAGCCCGAGGGGGAAGGGGCGGCCGGGCGGCAGCTGCCGGGAGCTCCCCTGCAGAGGCGGGGGCCGCGGGCGCCGGTGGGCTGCGCCGCGCTTGCCCTTCACAAAAGATCAGGGGCCCCGGCGGGGCGGCCCTGTCGCTTTTCGTGGGTGGAAGGGAATATGTACTGTATTAATTTTACTTGCTTTCTTTGCTCCTAAGGGAGATCTTAGGGCGTGAATAGATacggagaaagggagagagaaagggtgtGCTTTTCTTTAATGAGTctcaaaactaaacaaataaggGGGAAGAAAGAATCTTTGGAGGACAAAAAGATCTAGCGAAGGAATAAAATTccgggggatttttttttttcttttttttttttgcgcgCGGTTACAGTGtagcgggggaggggcggggaggaagTGCGGCTGCTACGTTGTAGCAGAAGGGCGGGCcttgcggggcggggccgggcgcgcgGCGACAATGCGGGCCCGCGGGGGCGCGCTGGCCCCGCCCCTCGCGCGGGTTGTCCGCCTCGGCCCCGCCCGCGCGCGGTCTCGTGTGGGCGGTGGCAGCGCCCTGCTCGACCCCCGCCCTTTGTGCGCGCCTAGAGGGGCGGTgcccggcgggggcggggaggggcacCTTTCCAGTTGGGTCGTCCTCCTCCGCCCTCCCGGGTCCCTGCGAGCGCCAGGCTTTCGTGGCTGCACATCACCTCATAGCAAGCGCGGACACTGCGGCTTTCCCGGTGTGCGCGCGTCCAGGGGAAGGGTGTGGCCGCAGATGCAGGGCCTAGGACATCGCGCTGGCATTAAAATGGGCGGCGGGCTCAGTCGGCCGGGACTGGAGCTGTTGTGAGGTCATTGCTCTTCCCCGGCAGTTCTGGGAAGTGATCAGTGATGAACACGGCATCGACCCCACTGGTACCTACCACGGGGACAGCGACCTGCAGCTGGACCGGATCTCCGTGTACTACAATGAAGCCACAGGTGAGGACAGGAGCCGGGGAAGCCCGGGtcccctttcctctctcattTCTCCGGCTTCTCTTTCCATCCTCGGGGACCCTTTATCCCTTTTGGACGAATCTATCATCCCTTCTCCTTGGGGACCCACCATTGGGGCCAAGACTAACTCTTCTGCCACGTGGTGGCAGGGCCCGGAATGACAAGCCCAGCTTTCTCCCAACCCCAATATATTTACCTTCCCCTGTGCCAGGTCTCAGACCTCTACTTGATTCCCTGTAGGTGGCAAGTATGTTCCTCGTGCTATCCTGGTGGATCTAGAACCTGGGACCATGGACTCTGTTCGCTCAGGTCCTTTTGGCCAGATCTTCAGACCAGACAACTTTGTTTTCGGTGAGTTATATAGAGGATATTAGTGGACACCATCGGATTAAATTTATTTGGGTGCAAGAAGACGGCAGAAGTTAGGAGATGATTGTTGTACTGGAGAGCTTGTACAGAGCTGTCTTCTGAAATCGGTGATGGAGGGCAGAGGTAGTTACTGCCCTAGCTGGTAAAgtgtgggaaggtgggaggagaaCACCTCACAggtgaaggagaaaaagatacaTCCAAGGGAATTATTCCAAAAGTTGAAAGGTGGAAGCCTCATGTATGTTCCACACCCTACTAATTAATTAAGTTTTTCTCCTCACCCCATACCAGGTCAGTCAGGGGCAGGCAACAACTGGGCCAAGGGCCACTATACAGAAGGGGCCGAACTGGTTGATTCGGTCCTGGATGTGGTGCGGAAGGAGGCAGAGAGCTGTGACTGCCTGCAGGGTTTCCAGCTGACCCACTCGCTGGGCGGGGGCACAGGCTCTGGAATGGGCACCCTCCTTATCAGCAAGATCCGAGAAGAGTATCCTGACCGCATCATGAATACCTTCAGTGTGGTGCCCTCACCCAAAGTGTCTGACACCGTGGTTGAGCCCTACAATGCCACCCTCTCTGTCCATCAGTTGGTAGAGAACACTGATGAGACCTACTGCATTGACAACGAGGCCCTTTATGACATCTGCTTCCGCACCCTCAAGTTGACCACGCCGACTTACGGGGACCTGAACCATCTTGTCTCAGCTACCATGAGTGGTGTCACCACCTGCCTCCGCTTCCCGGGCCAGCTCAATGCTGACCTCCGCAAGCTGGCAGTCAACATGGTGCCCTTCCCACGTCTCCACTTCTTCATGCCTGGCTTTGCCCCTCTCACCAGCCGTGGAAGCCAGCAGTATCGGGCTCTCACTGTGCCCGAACTCACTCAGCAGGTCTTCGATGCCAAGAACATGATGGCTGCCTGTGACCCCCGCCATGGCCGGTACCTTACTGT
This window contains:
- the TUBB gene encoding tubulin beta chain; its protein translation is MREIVHIQAGQCGNQIGAKFWEVISDEHGIDPTGTYHGDSDLQLDRISVYYNEATGGKYVPRAILVDLEPGTMDSVRSGPFGQIFRPDNFVFGQSGAGNNWAKGHYTEGAELVDSVLDVVRKEAESCDCLQGFQLTHSLGGGTGSGMGTLLISKIREEYPDRIMNTFSVVPSPKVSDTVVEPYNATLSVHQLVENTDETYCIDNEALYDICFRTLKLTTPTYGDLNHLVSATMSGVTTCLRFPGQLNADLRKLAVNMVPFPRLHFFMPGFAPLTSRGSQQYRALTVPELTQQVFDAKNMMAACDPRHGRYLTVAAVFRGRMSMKEVDEQMLNVQNKNSSYFVEWIPNNVKTAVCDIPPRGLKMAVTFIGNSTAIQELFKRISEQFTAMFRRKAFLHWYTGEGMDEMEFTEAESNMNDLVSEYQQYQDATAEEEEDFGEEAEEEA